One Candidatus Thioglobus autotrophicus genomic window, AAGAGCCGAATCTCTGGCAAAAATTACATGTTCTTCTAGAGAAGAAGGTGATGTTGTGATGTTGGGTATTGGTGGTTTTAATCCTTTAGAAGGTTTCATGGGCAAGGCAGATTGGCAAGGTGTTTGTGACAACATGACAATGGCCAATGGTTTATTCTGGCCAATTCCAGTAACGCTATCAACTGATGATGAAGCGGTTAAGGCCGGTGATGAAATTGCTATTGTTAGCAGCAAGTCAGGCGATATTATTGCCACAATGACAGTCACTGAAAAGTACACAATTGATAAAGACCACGAGTGTGAAACAGTTTTTAAAACAACTGAAGATGCACATCCAGGTGTTGTTATGGTTAAGGCGCAAGGAAAATATAATCTTGCCGGCCCTATCAAAGTATTATCAGATGGTGGCTTCCCTGAAAAGTTCGGTGCTTTATATATGACACCAGCAGAGACGCGTGCTTATTTTGATGAAAAAGGTTGGAAAACAGTTGCCGCATTTCAAACGCGTAACCCAATGCACCGCTCACATGAATACTTAGCAAAAATTGCAGTTGAGATTTGTGATGGTGTAATGATTCATTCAGTATTAGGCGGCCTTAAGGCTGGCGATATTCCTGCTGACGTTCGTTCAGAGGCAATTTCAACATTAATTGAAAACTACTTTGTACCAGGTACAATTCTACAATCTGGCTACCCATTAGACATGCGTTATGCAGGTCCTCGTGAGGCGCTATTGCACGCATTATTTAGACAAAACTATGGCTGTTCACACCTAATCGTTGGTCGTGATCATGCAGGTGTTGATGACTATTACGGCCCATTTGATGCACACAATATCTTTGATGAGATTGCTGAAGATGCGTTAATCACACAACCGCTGAAAATCGATTGGACATTCTGGTGTCATGAATGTGGTGGCATGTCTTCAATGAAGACTTGTCCACATGAAGCCAAAGATCGTGTTCTTTTATCGGGTACTAAGGTACGTAAGATGCTATCTGAAGGCGAAGATCTTCCAGAAGAATTCTCACGCCCTGAAGTGGCTAAAGTATTACAAGCTTACTACGCAACGATCAAAGAAGAAGATAAGGTGGAAGTTAAGTTAAGCGGCCACTCAGCGAAGTAAAATAAACACCAGGTAAAGGGCTCTTAGCAAATAAGAGCCTTTTATTTGAAACCAAACTTTTAAATAAGTATAATAGTTGGATTTTGACGAAAACGTAACGTACGTTGAGATAGAAAAAGACTGTAAAAAAAAGAGTTAATTGAGAAATTAGCATAAACAGAAGTAATTGATTTAACCCAAGGAGGATGAAACTATGATCAATTTCGATACAACACCAATCGCTTCATTATTAGAAGCGGGATATAGTTATGCAGATATGCAAAACTATGTAACCATTATGATTGCCCTAGTGGTAATTATGACAATTGCGGACTTAATCCATAAAGGAAGTAAGACGTATTTTGACAATGCAGGCGCAAAAGCAGAGGCTCTATTAGCTGCTGGTGACGCGGACTGTTCAGTTGGTAAAGAAGATACTAGACTAACGCAACTTAGCGCTGGTGATAAAGCAGGTATTCTTGTAAGCACGTTAGTAACTGATGTTGCTTCAGCT contains:
- the sat gene encoding sulfate adenylyltransferase, with product MSKLVPPHGSDTLNALALSGDTLTAELARAESLAKITCSSREEGDVVMLGIGGFNPLEGFMGKADWQGVCDNMTMANGLFWPIPVTLSTDDEAVKAGDEIAIVSSKSGDIIATMTVTEKYTIDKDHECETVFKTTEDAHPGVVMVKAQGKYNLAGPIKVLSDGGFPEKFGALYMTPAETRAYFDEKGWKTVAAFQTRNPMHRSHEYLAKIAVEICDGVMIHSVLGGLKAGDIPADVRSEAISTLIENYFVPGTILQSGYPLDMRYAGPREALLHALFRQNYGCSHLIVGRDHAGVDDYYGPFDAHNIFDEIAEDALITQPLKIDWTFWCHECGGMSSMKTCPHEAKDRVLLSGTKVRKMLSEGEDLPEEFSRPEVAKVLQAYYATIKEEDKVEVKLSGHSAK